CCCGCGCCGCCATTGCCGTAGAGCGGCTTGATGATGACGTCGCCGAATTCCCTGCGGAAAGCCGCGACCTCGGCGGGGTCCTTGGTGATCAGCGTTTCCGGCATCAGGTCCGGGAATTCCGTCACGAAGATTTTCTCGGGGCTGTTGCGCACCCAGGCCGGATCGTTGACCACCAGCGTCTTCGGGTGGATGCGTTCCAGAATGTGCGTCGTGGTGATGTAGTTCATGTCGAAGGGCGGGTCCTGCCTGAGCAGGATCACGTCCATCTCCGACAGATCGGTCCGCACGGGTTCGCCGAGCGAAAAGTGGTTGCCCTTCTCGTCGCGCACCGTCATCTGCTCGATGCGCGCGAACACCTTGCCGTCGCGCAGCGTCAGCCGGTCGGGCGTGTAGTGGAACAGATGATGGCCGCGCCGCTGCGCTTCCAGCGACAGGGCGAAACTCGTGTCGCCGGCGATGTTGACGGTCGACACATGGTCCATCTGGACGGCGATCTTCAAGGGCATGATGTCTCCCGCTCTGCCATGCTGCGCAGCGAGCGTGACATGGGGTGACGCCGGGGCTCAAGTCAAGGCGTGGACCAACGTCGACCGATAGGTGGGTATCCGCGCCCGGCCCTACCTGTCGAACACCAGCCGCGAGTAGCCGATGAAGGAAAGGGTCATCGCCGCGACCGAGGCGACGACGAGTGCGAAAAGCGGCGGCATGGCTGGAAACACGACCAGCAGGGCCGAATAGACGAGATAGTTCGCCAACGATGTCGCGATGCCCACCCCGCCATAGCGGGTTCCCTCTACCGCGACGGAGCGGCTGCTCGGGCCGAAGGTGAAGGTGCGGTTCAGCAGCCAGGTCGCGGCGAGCGCGATGGCGATCGAAACCAGCCGCGCTGCGAACGGTCCGAGCGGTGTGACGGCGACGAGAAACGCCAGCACGCAGGCGTCGACGGCGAAGCCGATGGCGCCGACCACCAGGAAGCCGGCGATTCTCGGCATCAGGCGGCGCGTGAGGTCTTGGAACGGGCCGGCGTTTCCGCTGCGACGCTGTTTTTCGGCTTCGCGGCAGCGACACCCAGATAGAAGATGCGCTTGGTCTCGGCGCGGCCGCGCGCCACGGAATCGAGGATCAGCCCGGCGACGCCCATCAGCATGGATAGCAGCATCAGAGCCAGCGACAGCATCCAGGTCGGCATCCGCGGCACCAGTCCGGTCGCCATGTATTCGATCAGAACCGGGGTCATCAGGACAGCGCCGGCAACCGCGAATATCGCCGCGAACGCGCCGAAAAAGCGCAGGGGCTGCGTCTCCTTCATCAGCATGGCGAACATCCAGAG
The window above is part of the Rhizobiaceae bacterium genome. Proteins encoded here:
- the gshB gene encoding glutathione synthase gives rise to the protein MPLKIAVQMDHVSTVNIAGDTSFALSLEAQRRGHHLFHYTPDRLTLRDGKVFARIEQMTVRDEKGNHFSLGEPVRTDLSEMDVILLRQDPPFDMNYITTTHILERIHPKTLVVNDPAWVRNSPEKIFVTEFPDLMPETLITKDPAEVAAFRREFGDVIIKPLYGNGGAGVFHLGDADRNLSSLLEMFGQMFREPFIVQRYLKDVRKGDKRIILIDGEVAGAINRVPADFESRSNMHVGGRAEKTELTEREREICARIGPSLKERGFILVGIDVIGDYMTEINVTSPTGVREVKRFGGADIAALFWDAVEAKRA
- a CDS encoding GtrA family protein, whose protein sequence is MPRIAGFLVVGAIGFAVDACVLAFLVAVTPLGPFAARLVSIAIALAATWLLNRTFTFGPSSRSVAVEGTRYGGVGIATSLANYLVYSALLVVFPAMPPLFALVVASVAAMTLSFIGYSRLVFDR